One Fusobacterium ulcerans DNA segment encodes these proteins:
- a CDS encoding L-fuculose-phosphate aldolase: MLLEKERKEVMEYGRRMIKEGLTKGTGGNISLVNREQNLMAITPSGIDYLEIVPEDIVIIDVQSGKIVDGKRVPSSEADMHRIFYKYRDDINAMVHTHSKYAAGYSCINKKLPAIHYLLAVAGTDVPCAEYATYGTVKLAKNAFKAMEGTKAVLLSNHGMLAGGANLSEAYNIAENVEFCCELYFIAKTVGQPEILSEKEMQNMIERFKDYGKRTEEHEEI; encoded by the coding sequence ATGCTATTAGAAAAAGAGAGAAAAGAAGTAATGGAATACGGCAGACGTATGATAAAAGAAGGTCTTACCAAAGGGACGGGAGGAAATATAAGTCTGGTTAACAGAGAACAGAATCTTATGGCAATTACTCCAAGCGGGATAGATTATCTTGAAATAGTTCCAGAAGATATAGTAATTATAGATGTACAAAGTGGAAAAATAGTAGATGGAAAGAGAGTTCCTTCAAGTGAAGCAGACATGCACAGAATATTTTATAAATATAGAGATGATATAAATGCAATGGTACATACTCATTCAAAATATGCAGCAGGATATTCATGCATCAATAAAAAACTACCAGCAATACATTATCTTCTGGCAGTGGCGGGAACTGATGTACCTTGTGCAGAATATGCAACTTATGGAACGGTAAAATTAGCTAAAAATGCTTTCAAAGCAATGGAAGGGACAAAAGCAGTACTTTTAAGCAATCATGGGATGCTGGCAGGAGGGGCCAACCTGTCAGAAGCCTATAATATAGCTGAAAATGTAGAATTCTGCTGTGAGCTGTACTTTATAGCTAAAACTGTAGGACAACCAGAAATTCTATCAGAAAAAGAGATGCAGAATATGATAGAGAGATTTAAAGATTATGGAAAAAGAACAGAGGAACATGAAGAAATTTAG